One window of Pyrus communis chromosome 12, drPyrComm1.1, whole genome shotgun sequence genomic DNA carries:
- the LOC137711743 gene encoding NDR1/HIN1-like protein 12, producing MKKAGRLIHGPHHQRTTHPLVWFAAIICTVIAVAVIIAGIAVFVGYMIIHPRVPFVTVTSAHLETFQYTVAGLLDTEITIVVRAENDNTKAHAMFSDTSFILSFQGLNIARLVAYPFEVKKNSSVDFHYLVQSSPIPLSPELMDQVDISLKRDKIIFNLKGNLRARWRVGPLGSVKFWGHLNCQLKFHPSNGTYIRSPCSSRAK from the coding sequence ATGAAAAAAGCAGGAAGATTAATCCATGGTCcgcatcaccaaagaaccacaCACCCTTTGGTTTGGTTTGCAGCCATCATCTGCACCGTTATAGCCGTAGCCGTGATCATCGCGGGCATCGCGGTGTTTGTCGGCTACATGATCATCCATCCGAGGGTGCCTTTCGTCACCGTCACCTCCGCTCACCTCGAAACCTTCCAATACACCGTGGCCGGTCTTCTTGATACGGAGATCACCATTGTGGTAAGGGCGGAGAACGACAACACCAAAGCGCACGCAATGTTTTCGGACACGAGCTTCATTCTAAGCTTCCAAGGGCTGAACATTGCGAGGCTGGTGGCGTATCCGTTTGAAGTCAAGAAAAATAGTTCAGTTGATTTTCATTACTTGGTGCAATCATCGCCGATTCCTCTGAGTCCGGAGCTGATGGATCAAGTCGACATTTCGTTGAAGCGggacaaaattatttttaacttgAAGGGGAACTTGAGGGCAAGGTGGAGAGTAGGGCCGCTTGGTTCAGTGAAGTTCTGGGGTCACTTGAATTGTCAGCTCAAGTTTCATCCCTCAAATGGAACCTACATACGCTCTCCCTGCAGCTCAAGGGCAAAATAG